The following is a genomic window from Ignavibacteriota bacterium.
TGCTGGACAGCTACGGCCCTCGCGGGCGAGGGACAACGAATGCGGCGGCATCTACAAGGTGGCACAGCCGCGCGTGAACATGTGTGCGCCTCCGGGACAGTGGCAGACCTACGATATCAGCTTCCGCGCGCCGCGCTTTGACGCGGCCGGGAACAAGACCGCATCGGCCATGGTCACCGTCCGACACAACGGCGTCATCATCCACCAGAACCTCGCCATCCCCGGCCCTACCGGCGGCGCGCTCGATGAACGCCCTTGTCCCAGAACCGGGTGGATTGTGCCGGCACAAGGACCACGGCGATCCGGTGCAATACCGGAACATCTGGCTTGTCGAGCCCGCGAACGCAAACGGACGTTGAATCAAGGAGCAAGCATGAGTGATCTGCGTGTCATCGTCATAGGATGCGGGAACATGGGCTCATCCCATGCCCGCGCCTATGCCGCAGTAGAGGGATTCGCCCTCGTAGGACTCGTTGACCGCGACGAAGCACGGGCGCAGCGGCTTGCGGCGGAGACCGGCAACCCGGCGGTGTATACGGACATGGACGTGGCGATGGGGCAGGCGCTCCCGGATGTCGTGTGCATCTGCACCTATCCGGATACCCACCATGCGCTCGTGATGAAGTGCCTGAAGCCGGGAAGCACGTCTTCGTGGAGAAGCCTGGCGCAGACGGTTGCGCAGGCGGAAGAGATCGCCCGCATGGCATAAACTGCCAGGCGCAAGGTGGTCGTTGGCTATATCCTGCGGCATCATCCCGCCTGGCAACGCTTCATCGCAGAAGCACGCACGCTCGGCAAGCCGCTGGTCATGCGGATGAACCTGAACCAGCAGAGCAGCGGGGCCGAGTGGGAGGTGCACAAACGGCTGATGAAGTCCATGTCGCCGATCGTCGATTGTGGTGTTCACTATGTGGACATCATGTGTCAGATGACACAGGCCGAGCCCATGCGGGTTACGGCCATCGGCGCGCGCCTGACCGAAGAGATCGCAAAGGACATGTACAATTACGGTCAATTGCAGGTCGTCTTTGCCGACGGCTCGGTGGGATGGTATGAAGCAGGGTGGGGTCCTATGATGAGCGAGACCGCGTATTTCGTGAAGGATGTGATCGGGCCGCACGGTTCCATAAGCATCGCCGACAAGCGGGATACAGATTCCTCGGACATCGACTCGCACACGAAACAAGCCGTCTCCTGAAGCACGACGCGGTCACACACCAGAACCTGACCATTGACACGAGCGATGAGCCGGGTCACCAGGGTCTCTGCGATGCAGAGCAGCGGTATGTGCTGCGTGCGATCCGGGAGGACCTGGATCTGACAGACCACCTGAACGATGCGGTGAACAGTTTGCGCATAGTGCTTGCCGGTGACGAATCCGTCCGCACCGGCGCAGTTGTCTATCTGAAGACAAAGGAGCAACAATGAAACAAACGAACTTTGCGAGCCTCAGCGCCATGATGTTCCTGGAGTTCTTCGTCTGGGGTGCATGGTACGTCACCGTCGGCAACTACATGGCCGCCGTCGGCATGAAGCGATGCGGATCTTACTGGGCGTACACCGTCACCCCATCGGCGCGATCGTCTCGCCGTTCTTCCTCGGTATGGTCGCCGACCGCTTCTTCTCCACGGAGAAGGTGCTTGGCGTCCTGCACATCATCGGCGGCATCGCCATGCTTGCTGCACCGGTCGCCGCCGAACGCAGGAGAGGCCGGGCATCTTCATCATCCTTCTGCTCGTGCACATGCTGCGCTTACGTGCCCACCGTCGGACTCGCAAACGCTCGCGTTCCATCATATCTCCGATCAGGAGAAGCAGTTCCCGGTTGTCCGCGTGTTCAGGACCATCGGCTGGATCGTGGCGGGGGTGCTTAGGCATGGTGCTCGGCGCCGACAAGACCGACGTGCCGTTGCGGGTTGCGGGCATCGCCGGACTCGTGATGGGCGTGTATGCGTTCTTCCTCCCCCCACCCCGCCCTCACCCAGAAGGCAGTCTCCTTCCCTAGAGATCGCCAGTATCGATGCCCTTGGCAAGCTCTGGAGTCCGTCGTTCCTCCGTGTTCATCGTCGGCTCGTTCCTCATCTGCATTCCGCTCTCGGCGTACTATGCGTACGCACCGGTGTACGTGTCCACCAGCGGTGTGAGAACCCTGCGTTCCGGATGTCGTTCGGACAGATGTCCGAAGCGTTGTTCATCCTGGCCCTGCCGCTCTTCTTCCGGTGGATGGGCATCAAGTGGGTGCTCGTGATCGGCATGCTTGCCTGGGTCCTCCGCTACGTTCTGTTCGCTCTCGCCGCGCCGGCCAGCGTTGTCTGGATGATCATGGGCGGCATCCTCCTGCACGGCATCTGCTACGACTTCTTCTTCGTGACCGGCCAGATCTACGTGGACAAGGTCTCGACGCCCGCCATCCGCGGGCAGGCACAGGGGTTCCTGGTGCTCATGACGTACGGCATCGGGATGCTCATCGCGGCGGCATGGCGCAGTGGCAGAACTTCCGGGCCATCCCGCGGTGATCGCCGGGTGATCTGGTGGTCTTCACGATGTTCTTCAGAACGCGGAGCCGGCCGCTGCCGGCGCAACGAAGGATAGGTGCATCATGGGATCTTCACGCCGTTCATTCCTCAAGCAGGCGGCCGCGGCAGACTGCTACGATCGTCCCCGGCATGTGCTGGGCGGACAGGGCTTCACCGCTCCCAGCGATCAGCTCACCAAAGGCATCATCGGCATCGGCGGCATGGGCCGTTGGCATCTCGGTGAAACGGGCGACCGTCTGATCGCCGTCTGCGATGTGGACGAGAACCACCTCCAGCACGGGGTGCGCGTCGGCGGTACCGGCGTGAAAGGGTACCACGATTTCCGGGAGTTCCTGGAGAACAAGGACATCGACGTCGTGCACATCGCTACCCCGCCGCACTGGCACGGGCTCATGGCCATCGCCGCGGCACGTGCAGGGAAAGATATCTGGTGCGAGAAGCCCATGACACGCACCATCGCGGAGGGCGAGAAACTCATCGAGCCGTGCGCACGCACGGACGCGTGCTGCGGGTGAACACCTGGTTCCGCTATTCCAAGGAGATCTTCTACGGCTGCGGCATGATGGTGCGCGACATGAAGAAGATCGTGGACAGCGGCATTCTCGGGAACCCGCTCCGCGCCACGATCAGCGGCGCCACCGGCTTCGAATGGAAGTTCTACTGGGTGGCAAGACCGACCTCACTCCCGAATGGATCCCGGAAGCACTGGATTATGATGTGGCAAGCGGCCCGGCGCCGTACAAACCGTATCACCCCCACCGCGTGCCGACCTTCCGCGGGTACTGGGATTACGATGGCGGCGGACTCGGGGACATGGGTCAGCACTACATCGATCCCGTGCAGTACATTCTCGGGAAGGACAATGAGAGTCCGGTGGACATCATCCCCGATTCCGATCAGCAGCATCCCGATGCCGCCGGTTCGTTCCGGAAGATCACCATCCGGTACGCCGACGGTACGGAGATCATTCTGGACGGCGTGAACAACACCGGCGACGGCGCGTTCCTGGAAAGGCCCGAAGGGGCGTTGTACAAGGACATGCGGTGCAGCGTGCCCGGCGTGAAGGATGCCGTTGCCTCCATGCCCGACCACGAGCCGCCGATCACGGACTTCAGGGAGTCCGTGCGCACGCGGAAGGACTTCCCGCTGAACGAGCGCAACGCTCATCGCTCGGCCTCGCTCGTGAACCTGGCGAAGATCGCCTGGCAGCTCGGGCGCCGCATCCAGTTCGATCCGGTCACCCAGCGCTGTCCTGGCGATGATGCGGCCAACCGCCTCATCGACCAGCCCATGCGCGCACCATGGACACTGCAATGATGGAGAACGCCCCGATGAAGCAGATCAGAATGGTCCTTGTCCTCGCGGGCCTCGCAGCAGGCATTGCCGGCTGCGGCTCCACGCAAACGTCGCTGCCGGCGGCAGCGAAGCAGCAGTTCACCGTCGCCGAGTTGACCGGCCGACTTCCCGCGCGGGATACGCTTGAAGCGCGGTGGATCTCCGGCGAGCTCATCACGGCCGGCCCGGAAGCCGTTCAGGAGTTGTGCGCGAAGGTCGCCGACCGCGACAGCGCCACCTCCCTGCGTGCCGTGTATGCGGTCAGCGGATTGACGTCGTACGTGAACGGCCGCGGCAGCGAAGCCGAGCGGCTGCTGTTCACCGCGGCCGTGACGCGTGCCCTGCAGAAGTCTGCCGGACCGGAGCACGCCGTGTTCCTGATGGAACAGTTGAAGTCCGCCGGCCGTGCGGAATCGCTCGAGCCGCTGTCGCGGTACCTTGGTGACGAACGGTTGTGCGAACCCGCAACGCAGGCCATGCTTGCCATTGGCGGCACTGCGGGGACGTATTTCCTGAACGCGTTGCCGGCCTCTGCCGGGAAGCCACGCCTCACGCTCATCCATGCTCTTGGCGAGATGCGCACGGCAGCGGCGACGCCGCTTCTGCTTGAGGAATCGCGGAATGAGTGGCGTTCGCGTTCCGTAGCGGCATTGGATGCGCTGGCCGGCATCGGCGATCCGCGCGCGGAAGACACCCTGCGTGCCGTGCTCACACAGCCTGTGGGGAACAGAGCTGCAGGCCTCCTCAGGCTCCTCACGTACGCAGAACGCCGGCTTGCCCTGAGTGACGGTGCCGCAGCGAACAAGATCGCAACGGATGTCCTTGCGGCGACCGCATCCCCTGATGAAGAAGCCTACCGTGTTGCAGCCCTCGAACTCCTTGTGCGTGTGAACGGCGAAAAGGCTCTCGACAAATTGGTCACAGCATTTGCCGATACATCGGCGGCGGTGCAGGGCGGTGTGTTGCGCATCGCGAACCGGGTCCCGGGTCAGCGGTCACCGCACGGTGGGTGGGTCAGCTTGCACGGCCCCCGCACCTGTGCGGATGCGCATTCTCAACATGCTCGGGGATCGTGGCGATCCGACCGCGAGTGCCGCGGCCATCGCATCGATCAACGACGCCGACCCGATGGTGCGCAACGCCGCCATCAACGCGTCGGTGAAACTCGATCCACAGAAGACTGTGCCGGCCCTCCTGGACCGCCTGAAGAAGACCGATGAACCTGCCGATGTTGCGGCGGTACGGGAAGCCCTGGCACGCATCCCCGCTGCACAGGTCGCAGCCCCGGCGGCGGCCGCGCTTGCCGGTGTCGGTCCGCGCGGTGCGGTGGCACTGCTGGATCTCCTCGGGTCCATGAAGGCCCCGGTGCCGTCGGCGCCGGTGCTTGCCCTTACGAGCGATACCCGCGCACCGGTCCGTGGTGCAGCGATCAGGCCCTCGGCTCGATCCTCGCACCGGCGGAAGCAGGTGCACTCGTTGAGATCGTTGCCAAAGGAAAGTCCGATGTGGATCGTTCCCTCGCCGCAAAGAGCCTGGCGATGGTGGAAGAGCGGAACCACGACCGTGAGGCGCGTGCTGTTCCGGTGATCGACCGGCTCGCCACGGCCGCTTCGGCCGAACGGCCGGACCTGCTCAAAGCACTCGCGCGCATCGGGGGAACCCGTGCATTGCGTGTCGTAGCCGAACAGGGGAAGAGCAAAGACCCCGATACGAAGGATGCGGCATTGCGTGCGCTCACGGATTGGTCATCATTGGAAGCATTCGACAGCCTCATCGTGCTCGCGCGCAGCAAGGAGAAACTCCCCGTGCGCGTGCTTGCGCTGCGTGCCTGCGTCCGTCTTGTGGAGGCATCCCCGTGCAGCGCGGTAACGGCAGTGCGGTATCACGAACGGACCCTTGCGGCCGCCGAACGCATCGAAGAGAAGCGGCTCGTGCTGGGTGCGCTTGCGAACCTGAACTCGCCTGATGCTCTCCGGCTCTTGGTGCCGTACATCGAGGATGATTCCCTCGGACTCGAAGCAGCCGCTGCATCCTGGAAGATCGCGAAGACGCAGAACGACCCCCGTTCCGCAGATGCGGTACGGCGGCTCATCGAGCCGCGCATCAAGTCGCATTTCCGTGCCCAGGCGTCGCGCATGTTCGATGCGCGCGAAGGGCTGAACGATGCGCCGGAAGGATTCCGGCCATTGTTCAACGGCAGGGACCTCACCGGTTGGAAGGGGCTCGTGGAGAACCCCGGTGTGCGCGCGAAGATGACGCCGGAAGAACTCGCTGCTGCCCAGGCGAAGGCGGATTCGAGCATGCGTGCGCACTGGTCGGTGGTGGATGGCGTCCTGGTCTTCGACGGCAAGGGCGAGAGCCTCTGCACCCTGAAGGACTACATGGACTTCGAGATGCTTGTGGACTGGAAGATCGAGAAGCTCGGAGACAGCGGGGTCTATCTCCGCGGGAGTCCGCAGGTGCAGATCTGGGATCCGGCGCAGTGGCCGGAAGGTTCGGGCGGCCTCTATAATAATCAGCGCGGTGCGTCGCATCCGCTCGTCATCGCCGACAAACCGATCGGGGAGTGGAACACCTTCCGGATCACGATGATCGGCGACCGTGTGACCGTGCGGCTGAACAACGTGCTCGTGGTGGACAATGTGCCGCTGGAGAACTACTGGGACCGCTCGATCCCGATCTTTCCGTCCGGACAGATCGAGCTGCAATCGCATAACAGTCCGCTGTACTTCCGGAATGTGTTCATCCGGGAGATCCCGCGGAAGCAGACCGTCTCCGGCGAGGCCATCCCGCTGTTGAACGGAAAAGACCTCACCGGGTGGGAAGTGATCGAGGGGAAGGCGGAATCCTGGGGCGTGCGGGATGGTATTCTCTACACCACCGGGGAACACGGCGGCTGGCTCTCCACGTTGAAGGAATACGACAACTTCCAGCTCGACCTCGACTTCAAGGTCGTGGCCGCCGGGCAACAGCGGCGTGTTCCTCCGTTCCCCGCACAAGGGTGATCCGGCCTATGTGGGGATGGAGATCCAGGTGCTGGATGACTATGCACCGGTGTATGCTACGCTGAAGCCATGGCAGTACACCGGCAGCATCTACGCCGTGCAGGCGCCGTCCTCGCGTGCCACGAAACGCGCCGGCGAATGGCAGCATATGCAGATCACCGCACAGGCGACGCATGTTAAGGTCGTCCTGAACGGCACCACCACCATTGATACCGATCTGCTGCAGCATATGGATAAAGAAAAGGAACATCCCGGGCTCAAGCGGCGCAAGGGCTTCATCGGCCTGCAGAACCACAGCACCCGGGTGGAGTACAGGAATATCACGATCCGAGAACTGGAGTAGAGACGCGACGATGACGGATATGCAACGACGGAGTTTTCTCCGCTATGCGGCAGCGACCGGTGCGGGACTGCTGCTTGCCTCACGACGAGGCCCTGGGCGGTGAAGAACCGTCCCCATCCGATGACCTGCAGATCGCGCTGATCGGTGCGGGTGCGCAGGGACAGGTGCTGATGAACGCCTGTCTCAAGATCCCGAATGTCCGCTTCCGGGCGGTCGTGGACGTCTGGGAGGCGTACAACCTCCGGCGTGCACACCGCATGCTCCAGAAGTTCGGGCACAAGGCGAACGCGTACATCGACTACCGCGAGATGCTTGCGAAGGAGAAGGGTTTGGATGCGGTGCTCATTGCCACGCCCGACTTCTGGCATGCCGAGCATACGGTGGCGTGTCTCAACGCCGGTCTGCATGTGTACTGCGAGAAGGAGATGTCCAATACTCTCGACGGTGCACGCAGGATGGTGATGGCCGCGCGGCAGACGAAAAAGCTCCTCCAGATCGGTCATCAGCGGCGAAGCAATCCGCGCTATCTGCATTGCTACAAGAAGCTGATCAAGGACGCGAAGCTCCTCGGGCGCATCACTGCGATCAACGGACAGTGGAACCGCTCCGTGCAGCCGGACAACCGCTGGCCGAAGGACGCAGTGGTCGGTCAGGCCGTGCTGCAGCCGTTCGGGTTCAAGTCCATGCACCAGTTCCGCAACTGGCGGTGGTACAAAGGCCTGGGCGGCGGGCCCATCGTCGACCTCGGGTCGCACCAGATCGACATCTTCTCGTGGTTCCTTGGCACCAATCCGCACAGCATCGTAGCCAGCGGTGGGACGGATTACTACGACAAGGCCACGCACGAGTGGTACGATACCGTGCTTGCCACGCTGGAGTATAACACGCCGGCCGGCAAGGTGCGCGCGTTCTACCAGACGCTGTCCACGAACAGCAATCAGGGGTACTTCGAGACGTTCATGGGCGATCAGGGAACGCTTGCCATCTCCGAGTCGGGTGGGCGGGGCGGCGTGTACCGCGAACCCGCGGCGCCGGAATGGGAGAAATGGGTATCGATGGGCTATCTGAAGGCCCCCGCGGCCGAACCGAAGAAGGCAGCGAGCGAGGCGGTGCTGGATGTGCGCGAGACCCCTCGCCGCCGGCGCATGAGATCCCGGTGAAGTTCGACGATCCGCACCAGCCGCATCTGGAGAACTTCTTCAATGCCGTGCGGGGAAAGAACCGTTGAACTGTCCGGCGGAGATCGGCTACGAGACCGCTGTGACCGTGCTGCGTATCAATGATGCCATCGAGCGGGGCGCGAAAGTGACCCTCGAACCGTCGGCATTCAGGATCTGACAGGATGCGCACCATGACCCTACGATCAGTGATCCTGTTGTGCATGGCGGCGACGGCTCCGGCCCTCGCGCAGAAACCGGACTTCATCGGTGATGCGCCCGACGGCACGCGCTCCGCTCCCGTGCATCTCATCCGCATCTATGATGAGAACGGCGTGTTGATCACGCCGGGCGATACGCCGGCGATGCCGTATTCCCCGCGCACCACGTGCGGCAAGTGCCATGACTATGCGAAGATCCGTCACGGCTGGCACTTCAATGCGGCGGATTCGGGTGCGGCGACCGGACGTCCGGGCGAACCGTGGATCCTGGTGGATCGCGGGGCGGGCGTGCAGGTGCCGCTCTCCTATCGTCCGTGGAAAGGGACGTTCCAGCCCGGGCAATTCGGACTCACCACGCTCGGCTTCCTGAAATCCTTCGGGCGTCATGTGCCGGGGGGCGGGGTAGGCGAGATGGAAGAGAAGCGGGACCAGCGCGACTACGTCCGCTGGGAGATCTCCGGCTCGCTCGATGTGAACTGTCAGAGTTGCCACAATGCCGATCCGGCGCAGCATCCGGCCGAGTACGGCGTGCAGGTAGCGCGGCAGAACTTCCGGTGGGCACCGGTCGCATCGGGCGGCTTCGCGATGGTGCAGGGGTCGGCAGGTGAGATGCCGGATAACTTCGACATGTTCACCAGCGTACCGCCCGAGGCGTCGGACAAGGTACCGCCGGGTGTGCGCTACAACGCCGGGAAGTTCGATGCGTCGGGCAAGGTGTTGTTCCAGGCCGTGCGTTCCATTCCGCCGTCGCAGTGCTACTTCTGTCACTCGTCCAGGGTCATCGATACCAGTGTGAAAGAGCGCTGGCAGAAGGACGGGGATGTGCACATCAGTGCGGGGATGATCTGCGTGGATTGCCACCGGAACGGGCTCGACCACCAGATGGTGCGCGGGTATGAAGGCGAGGCCGTGCAGGGGTCGCATGCAACGCTCACCTGTCGCGGGTGCCATCTCGGTGACGCGGAGACCGGCGGACGCCGGCGCGCGCCGCATCCGGAGCACAAAGGCATACCCCCGGTGCATTTCGAGAAGCTCTCGTGCACCACCTGTCATTCAGGTCCGATGCCTGAGGATGCGACCACATTGGTGAAGACCCTCGCGCGCATGCGCTGGGGATCCCGAAAGCATCACGTGACGACGATGCCCTGCCGCACATCACCACGCCCGTGTACGTGAAGGACGCCGATGGCGTGTATGAGCCATCGAACCTCGTGTGGCCATCGTACTGGGCATTCGCAACAGACACCGCCGTGGTTCCCGTGCTGCCCGATCGCGTGAAGCCGCTCATCGCTGCATTGCATGAAGGCGACAGCACGTACGTTCCCGGCCGCTGGCCCCGGTTCACAAGCGACGAAGTGGCGAAGGTACTGCGCGGTCTGTCGGCGATGGACAGCAGGGCCGGTGATCCGGTGTACATCAGCGGTGGGCGGGTGTTCCGGATGTCGTCGGAAGGAAGACTCCTCAGCCGCGATGGTGACGCTGCGCAGCCGTACCTCTGGCCCATCGCGCATGATGTGCGTCCGAAGGATCAGTCGCTGGGTGCGCGCGGATGCGACGACTGTCATGCGCCCGGCGGGCCGTTCTTTGCGGGCACCGTTCTCTCCATGTCGCCCTTCTTTGCAGGCGACGACACCACGGCGAGCATGACCGCGTTCCAGGACCAGGGGCCGGTGTATCCGTGGCTGCTCCACCTCCTTCTATTTCCGTCCGGTGCTCAAGGCGTTCATCATCCTCGCATTCCTCATCATCGCGGCGGTCGTGCTGCTGCATATCATGCGCGGGATCGGGTACGTTGTACGCGCGTTCGGCAAGGGAGGTGCGCGATGACATTCGCGATCATCAGCATCCTCGTTGCCGTCACGGTCAAGGGTTTGATCGCGCGCGATGCCCGGCGCCGTTTCGGCTCGTGGGTACGGCGCGCGGCAGGTCATCATCACCGCGGTACGTTCGGCATTCACTACCGGTGATGCGGTGGGGAAGGGGTGGTGGCCGCGGACCATCGCCGGAGCGCGGCAGGCAGCGTATCTTTCGTCGGCGGTCCTTGCATGCATTCTTGCCATCACCGGGTTCATCCCGGCGGTGCTCACGGCGTCGTCGCCCTCCGGGACGCTTCTGTTGATCCACATGATCGCCGCCCCGTTGTTCGCGTTGACTCTTGCGGCAGCATCGCTCCTCTGGTCGCACGATCAGCAGGTGCGTGAAGAAGATCTCCCGCATCTTGCGCAGGTGGTGCGGACCGGCAACCTGTACGGGGCCGTAACGCTGTCGGCGGTAGCGCGCGCGTTGTACTGGCTCATCCTCGTGCTTGCACTACCGTTGTTGCTGTCGATCATTCTCTCGCTCTTCCCCCTGTTCGGTACGGAGGGGGAGCACTGTCTGATCGGGCTGCACGGATACAGCGCTCTCGCGCTGATGGTGCTGGCGCTTCTTCACGGATATATTCGTATCTTACTGACGCTCTCAGGAACACATCAAGGTTGATGGAGGAACAAACAGTGAAGACTACAGGAGTACTCATCATTGCACTGGTGCTGGCAGCGGCACTGATGATCGTTGCATGCGGGAAGACCCCGGAGAAGCAGGAGACCCCTGCAGCCGGACAGACCGCGGCACCGGCACCCGCCGGGGACCAGCAGCAGGCGACGCCGTCGCAGCCGGCAGGCACGACCGAACAGGCCGCACCGCAGACCGCGGCCCCGGCAGGGAACGAGCAGCTCGTGCCCATTGACATCAAGCTGCCCAAGCCCATGTTCGTCGGGACACCGACGAACATCGCCGTCCCCAACCTCGAGAAGCCTCTCGGGAAGCCGCGTCCGGCGTTCATCGCCCCCGCAGGGACGAAGAATGTGGCGGCCGGCAAGCCGG
Proteins encoded in this region:
- a CDS encoding MFS transporter; translated protein: MKQTNFASLSAMMFLEFFVWGAWYVTVGNYMAAVGMKRCGSYWAYTVTPSARSSRRSSSVWSPTASSPRRRCLASCTSSAASPCLLHRSPPNAGEAGHLHHPSARAHAALTCPPSDSQTLAFHHISDQEKQFPVVRVFRTIGWIVAGVLRHGARRRQDRRAVAGCGHRRTRDGRVCVLPPPTPPSPRRQSPSLEIASIDALGKLWSPSFLRVHRRLVPHLHSALGVLCVRTGVRVHQRCENPAFRMSFGQMSEALFILALPLFFRWMGIKWVLVIGMLAWVLRYVLFALAAPASVVWMIMGGILLHGICYDFFFVTGQIYVDKVSTPAIRGQAQGFLVLMTYGIGMLIAAAWRSGRTSGPSRGDRRVIWWSSRCSSERGAGRCRRNEG
- a CDS encoding HEAT repeat domain-containing protein, with translation MLGDRGDPTASAAAIASINDADPMVRNAAINASVKLDPQKTVPALLDRLKKTDEPADVAAVREALARIPAAQVAAPAAAALAGVGPRGAVALLDLLGSMKAPVPSAPVLALTSDTRAPVRGAAIRPSARSSHRRKQVHSLRSLPKESPMWIVPSPQRAWRWWKSGTTTVRRVLFR
- a CDS encoding DUF1080 domain-containing protein encodes the protein MDRSLAAKSLAMVEERNHDREARAVPVIDRLATAASAERPDLLKALARIGGTRALRVVAEQGKSKDPDTKDAALRALTDWSSLEAFDSLIVLARSKEKLPVRVLALRACVRLVEASPCSAVTAVRYHERTLAAAERIEEKRLVLGALANLNSPDALRLLVPYIEDDSLGLEAAAASWKIAKTQNDPRSADAVRRLIEPRIKSHFRAQASRMFDAREGLNDAPEGFRPLFNGRDLTGWKGLVENPGVRAKMTPEELAAAQAKADSSMRAHWSVVDGVLVFDGKGESLCTLKDYMDFEMLVDWKIEKLGDSGVYLRGSPQVQIWDPAQWPEGSGGLYNNQRGASHPLVIADKPIGEWNTFRITMIGDRVTVRLNNVLVVDNVPLENYWDRSIPIFPSGQIELQSHNSPLYFRNVFIREIPRKQTVSGEAIPLLNGKDLTGWEVIEGKAESWGVRDGILYTTGEHGGWLSTLKEYDNFQLDLDFKVVAAGQQRRVPPFPAQG
- a CDS encoding DUF1080 domain-containing protein, coding for MFLRSPHKGDPAYVGMEIQVLDDYAPVYATLKPWQYTGSIYAVQAPSSRATKRAGEWQHMQITAQATHVKVVLNGTTTIDTDLLQHMDKEKEHPGLKRRKGFIGLQNHSTRVEYRNITIRELE
- a CDS encoding twin-arginine translocation signal domain-containing protein; amino-acid sequence: MTDMQRRSFLRYAAATGAGLLLASRRGPGR
- a CDS encoding Gfo/Idh/MocA family oxidoreductase; amino-acid sequence: MPHDEALGGEEPSPSDDLQIALIGAGAQGQVLMNACLKIPNVRFRAVVDVWEAYNLRRAHRMLQKFGHKANAYIDYREMLAKEKGLDAVLIATPDFWHAEHTVACLNAGLHVYCEKEMSNTLDGARRMVMAARQTKKLLQIGHQRRSNPRYLHCYKKLIKDAKLLGRITAINGQWNRSVQPDNRWPKDAVVGQAVLQPFGFKSMHQFRNWRWYKGLGGGPIVDLGSHQIDIFSWFLGTNPHSIVASGGTDYYDKATHEWYDTVLATLEYNTPAGKVRAFYQTLSTNSNQGYFETFMGDQGTLAISESGGRGGVYREPAAPEWEKWVSMGYLKAPAAEPKKAASEAVLDVRETPRRRRMRSR